The genomic DNA TTAGAAAATTACGTaaggatttttatttatttattttgtttttaaatggaAAGTGAAAAGACAAATCTGTCCTTCATCGGAGATGATTATTATTACTAACATGTTTTTACAAAGATAGTCAGTTAAATAAAATCCTACGAGGGACATCACACTGTACATAACATATATAGTTATGCAAGATTGGTCTTGCATTAAGGAAGCGATATTGGTGTCCGGAATTAGTAGAGTGATTTCATGTTCACTATGTGAGTCAAAGTAGTAAGTGTATAAGTCTCTAGGAGTgagtaatgaaaataatatatttttaatgtgatttaatCCATTATTTGGGAATTTACGAATGTTATTTATATCCACTATCTTTGTAAGaatcttttatatttacaaGAAAAAGAGGTAGAGTTACATGTGATTATACTGTATTACTTTTCTAATACAACTGATGAAtctaaaaatttctttttattttaattatataaaaataagataattacatcaattatattatcaaaaggGAGAGGGCTTATATCATACGTGAAAGTCAAAGTAATTTAAAGAATCATACATAAACTTatcaaatacatatcaaatTTCTCACCCTAAAAGCATTAGTAatcaacttaatttttaaatacatatcaaATCTATACAAAAAGGGAAGCTCGAAATTAAGTTCTCCATACTTTTGTCATCTTGGCCGGCTATTGATATTATATCACCCGCTCCATCCAATTCCTTGCACAAGCAGGAAAAAATTTAAGAGCAAGCAATTTTGTGCCTCAATTGAGTCTCACTTGCTTAGAGACAGTAGCAAGTAGCTTGTTTTCGGCTAGCTTTCATGTGGGCTTAGCTCGTTTTTAGCTCGAGTTTGTCAAACATGGAGAAACATCAGTTTGTGTTCAACTTGCTTTGCAATTTAAGAATTCATAATCAGTTTGCACCTAGCTCGAGTTCATGTGGACTTGTCAACCTTGACTCAGGTTTGCACGAGATGTTTGGCTCAGCTCCCTAAACAACAttgttctttttaattttttttttaataatgcgAGTCATGCTCGTTTCACAAGTTAAGCACGACCTCTATTCAGGTTTAAAGTCGGGTTCGTTTTCCCTATTACTTTCCAGTTTGTATTTGGGTTCATATTCCTTTATCTCATAttcgtatttgagttcatttgagCAAAGTTTGTTTTGAGTTTTAACAAGCTCATTTCGAATCTATTCCTAGTACCAAGGTTGTTAGAGCATAAACTAAGGGAAATGTGTCTCCCTTCATTTCCATTTAGATgggggattattttttaaggGTTTATTTATCTATCTACTTTCTTATGAGTAAAGGTAAGTAACGTGCCTATAAGAAGAAGGAAGAGCTTAGAAAATAGAAATTGAGAAGAAAGTTTATGTAAATTCATAATGAATGCATGATCTTGGCTTTCATTTATAGACccaaatcataaataatataaggaaACAACAAATAAACTTAACCctatattaagaaataaaatctccctacaattaaaaaaagatcAATCCAACAAGGAAGTGAGAAAATGAAAACCACTactaaatattacaataaatccCTAATATCTTTAGGTTTCCCTCAAGGCTGTCCTACATCAATAAGCTTCTGGCTCTTTACTCAATATTTGAATCGTCTCAAGcagaatatataattatcagtTATATAGAGTCAATGCTAGAATTAGTTCTGCTAAAACTACTGAAAGTTATTCATCACGGGTAGAAAAACTGATTTTACGTGTGGAATTTCTAGCATGGACAGAAGACTCAAGTTCGATTCCACACTCTTGTAAATATGATTGTATAAATACATTAACACTTTCTGATATACTCATATTTAAGTGAGAGATTTTGACGATGAATTGTTTAATTTGTCTCTCTAGAGTTTACCTTTTAAGTGGTTAGACTTTGTTAAGTAGAGTTTTTTGTTACAAGATAAAAATTCTATGTAAAATTTTCGCTAGTTTGAGATCCATCCTTACCATTCAATATGTTATCCATTTGTTCACACATTCTATGTATCAATATCTCAAAGATATATTAGAAACAACCATAATTTAtggatgtttttaaaattaaaataaagataaaataaaaataataaaaataaaaagatgtgTGTAATTGTCAACCGAAAGCATCTCAACGAGGGTTGAACAAAGGAAGGAGATGACCTCTTTACAAAGTAGGGTCCAAGCAGCACAGAATGTCCCAAGAGTGCTTACACATCCATCCACCACCTTCTCCATTTGCATTTGCATTGCCTTTAATTGTAATGTCAACTtattagacctggccacggttcatgaaccgccggttcacggttcgaaaatataaggaccttGAActgaaaccgtaacaggacggttcgtccacggttcggaaccgccggttccgattcatggccccggttcggaaccgacggtttcggttcgaaaccgatattgaacaatcaattctaatacatgatcttaatttaatttttaaattattaattacaataattgaaaattaaaagaaaggtttgaacttaattacaataaataaaattaattatataaataaattatatgattaattatacaagataataaataaataataaataaaattaattatagaaataaattctataattaattatgaattgtataaaaaaaattaaaattaaaattgaaattaataaaaaattaagaaagaatttaattaaatttaagaaaatttgattgaattgaaagattgagagagtattaagagtttaaagaatgagaatgagagtttaaaggattgagtgagagagtagaaagattaaaatttgagagaatggaaTTTGGAGGagtatatataagaaaaaactttttttaaaaaaattaaaaataaggggggtgaattgagattcagagaaattACAGGGGACCAAGTGCCCtgattttctctgaaaattgcaggggattggtcccctgcaatttttccttcaaaaggcaacggttccctgcgcagggaaccgttgcctttttaaataaaattaaaaaaaaaatcaaaaaaatttcaaaaaaatttcaaatttttttcggttcagtatagtaaaccgccggttcataaaccggtatgaaccggcggttccacggttctaatttatgtgaaccggaaccgaaccgtagagccatGGTTTCGGTTCCGGGTCTAccggttccggttccgggtttatccgggccggtttcggtccggttcatgggccaaaccggcccgtggccaggtctacaaCTTATACAAGATCTTAATTATTCTATTGTTGGCATGGATCGATGTTCAGTTTAAATGAGCTAAACTTGAGTTGAGGTAATCCTAGCTTGAGTTCATATCGAATGAGTCGTTAAAAAATCTTCGACAGagttattttttctaataaattttcttcttctaccatgaattttcaacttctttaacgatttttttctttgatatcaCCTCGAATGTTTTCTAACAGCTTCTTTAACGATTAACGACCAGTTTGAGTTAAACTTTCTAAATTTAAacgaatttttattataattcagtaatttgaattcatcccgtaattaattatttgttgtttactttatttttaatttaaaatcacttaatcatattaaaatatatctatttatatgaataaattcataaaaaacgttaaaagtataaaattattcttcATATCTAACACTTTTCGAAGAATTCTTTGATAATTTACTatcaactcaaattgaatttttagaattgaatggaactcaaattgatttcctttttaaacttgaatataattatttacctcatttataattcaaaaccaccattacaaaaatataataaaaaatttgagggGGATGGACAGCCCCCACTCATAGTGTACAAGATCTTTAACGAACAGAGTTTGAAACTATCACAGGACTTTTAATGAACATGTGGAAGACTGCGTCTAACCAGTAACCAGACCCCTTGTGAagttagtttggtttggttaattAGAATCTTAGATACTTGTCGTTGACCAAGAAAGTTTCTGTGTTGGACAAGATCACATTGCCACCCCCAAGTATATAAATGTTATGGTCCCTCAGTAGTTTGCACAACTAACACTTAAACCACTAAACTATGAACTTTGCACAAAACATATGTACGACAAAAGTCATTTGCATGATCCATGACCATGATTGTGGTGGTCaatgataaagaaaatgattagtAGAAGATGCGTGAATGAATTCTGATATTTTCTACGGCCTAAGATAGATTATATgtacaaaaagataaaatgattagtttatttcaccaattgaaaaatttatattcacaATATATTATAAGTCTGTCATTATGTTCATTCTCTTCTCAACTTCAGCTTCATGTTAACAAAGGAAGATTTCATTGTCTGAGATCATGCCCTGCCTACTCTTTTCTCTGATAAATTCAAATGTATAGCCAATTTTCTTCAAAGAACAATACCCAGGCTATAAAGATCGAGGGATAAGCAAAAGTGTGTATGCAACTGTTTAggtgaagaagaaaattcaGGGATCAAGTGAAAACAAAGCAGAACACACATCTATTCCCCCTAAGTGGAATTAGGAGCTAACTGCAGAAAAGCTATAAGGGGTAAAGTGCTTCTCTCAAGGCCTAGAGCTTGAAGTCTAAGAAAGATTTAAATTTGCTGAATAAGTATCATAAATAGTAAATCAACTACCTTTAACAGTtttatctcttttgtttttctttgacTTTCTCCTCCTCTTTGTGCTAATCCTTTGTACTTATAAGATATAGAGTTAAAATTGCTTTCAAGTAATAGATCTAAAAACCCCTGCCATTAGATATTGGATCAGATTTAAATGAATCTTTTGAGAATTTGGTGAAGAACTCTTTTTAtactaaatgataaaaaaaactaGAATATAATAGCAATAGAAAATGTTAGAATAGAATAGTAAAGAAAATGGATTATCATTCATAACAAATATTTCATGTAAGAAGGATGAATAAGCTAGTTTATTTAGCTCCACATTCCTTATTCTATAGACTTATTTAGAGCgtttataattcaaatacagttcatacaattttatttatattttaattgaattaaaatataaaattatattctatacAAAGGCTATTTTTTGGGTAGGCAGGGGACTAGAAAAACCATATTATTGATGTCGAAAAGATTTACAATGTTGTAATCCGCAATTTTGAGGACAGGTAAGATTAGTTGTTGCTATTGAAACTAGTTGCTATCCATAATTAATCCAGCTGATATATGTCTAACAAAGACAAAGCCTTTTAATCCCAGTAAATACCATTCTACTCTGCACCTACCGATGACAATCCGCCTTTGGATTGGAGCGTCAACATTGTCAGTGCTAATTTTTGGGGAGATGTTATTAGTTTCCTATATCTGTGGGCTTTCCTGTCAGTTTGTACAAGATTAGGGGTTTAGAAAACTGTCCCTTTCGCTTTATGCTGTGCATGCTTTTGCTGGGCCCAAAAGAGGCGCAGCACACCAGCTTCTCTTTCTATCTGCCTGTGTCGCTGCACTTGAAAAGATACAAGTGAGATTTAATCTtggattatatataaaattttatatttatttatgtataaattcatGTTGAAAAAAGTACACAAAAGTAGGCACTTAAAGTAAGATATTCATTCAACAATCTTGTCTCTCGTAATCTTCATTCTGTTTGACTCTTATCTTGACATGGGATGGGACCATCTTCCAAAATAAATGGTGTCGTGTGGTTTTTGGTTAAAAATGGTGGATAGAGAACGTTTCATGTTGTGGGTTCGAGAGGAAAGTTGTGAACATTATTAATGGAGAAATGGGTTCTTGCTCTTTTCCTGGTTTGGCTGATTCTGCTGGTGCATCCTTTGTCAAAGATCGCTGCTAACACGGAAGGTCCTCACTTTTCTTACTTTGTGCAATCTTTTGATCTCTTGTTATTATAATTGTTGGGtttgtttgaagaaatttgtgtaattttagagtttttcttttttctgttattGATGATGAGCCTTAGCCgataaatttattgattctTGGTTTTTGGTATTGTATGAACAGATTgattgatataaatgttaatttgGACGGTGATTATGGCTTagattttcttgttattttacatatatgGTCTTCACTTTTACCTTACTCTATGCTATAATGAGTCTGTTTAGGTGATGGagaatttggttattttttttatatcgtGCATTTATCTggtatttttaacaaatttagcTTGTAGAAACTTAGATGATGAAGTTGTAATGGAGGGAGCTAGCTTTAATGTCAGGGATATTGATAAAGAGAATATACGTATGTACCAAAAATCAGAATCATTTATTGTTATGAGAGTTTTACTTTGTTTTATTGCACATCTATTCtgcattttgtcatttttactGTTTCTCGTTTTGTGTTTGATTGCTGCTTTTGCGTTTGATTGATGGAAATTCTTTTGGCTTGTCAACATTCTATTCTGAACTTATTATCTATTGCTTCGGATATGGTAAAACTGCCTACTTCATAGAATAAAAGCTCATTTGAGTAATTGTTGCTTTTTGTATGAACAGGTGATGCTCTGCACAACCTTCGCTCTAATTTGCTAGATCCTAACAATGTCCTGCAGAGTTGGGACCCTACGCTTGTCAACCCATGCACTTGGTTTCATGTTACATGTAATAATGAAAACAGCGTTATAAGAGTGTAAGCAACTCCATGAATTAATGCCTCTTTTAAGACCACATGCGAGTGCCAAGAAGTTCCTCAAATCTCTTTTTGTCTTTGTTAGTGATCTTGGAAATGTAGCATTATCTGGTGAACTGGTCCCAGATCTTGGCCAGCTTAAAAATTTACAGTACCTGTAAGTCATCTTTAGTTGATAAATCATAGATTTGCTTAGATGGGCTATTCCTGCATTCCTTTCTGCTCTTTATGATTGCATCACTATTTGTTACATTGACTTAACCGTAGCTGATGGAGTGGGTTCTTTTTATAACCTCAGTTGATCTTTTCATCTTTATGTGGCCAGTTGTTGTTATTTCAAAACTAAGTTGTGTACCAAAGCTAATACTTTCCTTCTATGGATTgttacaaatatttacatgacaGGGAACTTTATAGTAATAACATAACTGGGCAAATTCCTAGTGCTCTTGGGAATCTAACAAATTTGGTGAGCTTGGATCTTTACTTGAACAGTTTCACTGGTCCTATTCCAGATTCATTGGGCAAGCTGACGAAATTGCGTTTCCTGTATGATCACTTTCCCTTATATTAAGATTATTGTTTAGTTAAGGTCATTCCTTTTCTTTGTTTAGTTCTTTATTCGAAGTTTATTGCTATCTCAGTGGCTCTAACTTTATGCATAAGTATGCAGCATACATATAGATATGTACTAATTGTTTTATGTTGTTAAGAAGATTAGTAAAAGTGAAATGTCAATCATGTCTTGGTAATTTGGCAGTGAGACTACTATTATAAAATTCACACTACATTCTGGATATGTTGAGTAtgtgattataaattatttccAACATTTTTGACTAAGAGTTTGATCTTGTTAGCCTGATTAAAGTGAGTTAATGCAAAAGGAAAGagaacaaaatgaaatttggCAATTCAATATTTTGGTTAGAGAAGCCCGTGAGTTCATCAGAACAagaactatatatatatattgatcttTTCCATTActgtaatttaaataaaatctagtCTTTTGTTGAGTAATAGATTCCAAATTTTAGTAGACCACCATATCATGTAAAATATCTCCATGCATTAATTGACAGCAAGGaaagagtttgagtttgtgagccttagattaatttaaaggtcaatattgattttttacAGGTTAATTTTGGCAGAACCTTCACAACTAGCTGATAAATTCCATCCTACTTATTGGAAATATATAGCTTGCATTTCCATGTACTGACCTGCTAATCTAGACTTGCTGGTTCTTCTTTACAAGGATAGTTTGCATTTCAATTTGGAAATTACTTGTTTTCTTGGGCATTCTGGATCATATCAATATTATAGAACCTTGCATCCAAAAGCAGAAGTTTTGTAGATGTTCAACTGGATGATCCTCAACTTGCTAATATTCCTTACAAAATTATTGCacttaatctttattttattttatttttcttttgggtgTATATGCTTGCTTGCACTTGTATGTATATGTGCTAAATCTgctattaataaataatactcGTTCATATTATAACTTTAACTTTTTTTGGATGTCTGTGTATGGATAGCCGGCTTAACAATAACAGCCTATCAGGCCCAATACCTCTATCTTTGATAAATATTACAGCCCTTCAACTCTTGTGAGTGCCTGAGTAATATATTTTCTCTGTTATTCTTATTCCTTTTTGCCATCAGAATTTTTCTATGATGATGTGACATTCATTTTCCAATGTTGGCTGCAGAGACTTATCAAACAATCGCCTATCAGGGCCTGTTCCAGACAATGgctcattttcactttttactCCCATCAGGTTTTTCATTGATAAAGGCTATAAGCAgtattgttgttttatttatagttttgttttcCTTGGATGAATGGTGCAGTGATGAAATAATGGCTTGTTTACTATTGCAGTTTTGCGAATAACATAGATCTGTGTGGCCCTGTTACTGGGAAGCCTTGCCCTGGATCTCCACCGTTTGCTCCACCACCTCCATTTGTTCCAACTGCAACAGTTTCTTCTCCAGGTAGTTGCTCATACCACTGGTGACCTAAGTTTGCTATTATTGTTCTTTTTaagattatcatttttcaatataaaatgcTGTTATGAAAGTAGATAATGTGTTGTTAGCATCTGACCTGGTAATGTAACTTCTCTTTTGGTTACATTACATATtcttaaaacataataataaatggcATTAAAGTTTAAACGTGCTTGAGAGAGTAGTGTATTTGCCTTCTGCTCAAACTTACATGTTAGGgccaatttcattttcacaaACATGCATTAGAGGACTGAACTTCGTTGTTCAATCTCATTTCAGGCAAAAGTAGTCTGACTGCAGCAATTGCTGGAGGAGTGGCTGCTGGTGCTGCTTTACTTTTTGCTGCTCCAGCTGTTGGTTTTGCATATTGGCGGCGAAGAAAACCACAAGAATTTTTCTTTGATGTACCTGGTTAGTGTCAAATCTCTGTAAGGAATTCACCTTGATGTTTGATTGGATTGCATTTTTACTTGGTGCATGTTTTCTCAGCTGAAGAAGATCCAGAAGTCCATTTAGGGCAGCTGAAAAGATTTTCTTTACGAGAATTACAGGTTGCAACTGATACTTTTAGCAACAAGAACATCCTGGGTAGAGGTGGATTTGGTAAGGTGTACAAGGGTCGCTTGGCTGATGGTGCATTGGTGGCAGTGAAAAGACTTAAAGAAGAGCGGACACCTGGTGGAGAGTTACAATTTCAAACGGAAGTGGAGATGATTAGCATGGCAGTGCATCGGAATCTCCTGCGTTTACGTGGTTTCTGTATGACCCCAACTGAGCGACTGCTTGTTTATCCATACATGGCAAATGGAAGTGTTGCATCATGCCTAAGAGGTATTGTTAGTTCTTACAATATTTGCTTTGTGTTAGTACTTAATATTTCAACTCTAGCTCAGTTGACTTTTCTATAATTGGTGAATTCATGACGTTATTGTTATGTTCCTGCAGAGCGGCCACCATCAGAGCCACCCCTTGACTGGTCAACTAGGAAGAGAATTGCAATTGGCTCTGCAAGGGGTCTTTCATATTTACATGATCATTGTGATCCAAAGATCATTCATCGAGATGTGAAAGCTGCAAATATATTGTTGGATGAAGAGTTTGAGGCTGTTGTCGGTGATTTTGGTTTGGCTAAACTTATGGATTACAAAGATACTCATGTCACTACTGCTGTACGTGGCACCATCGGGCACATCGCCCCTGAGTATCTGTCCACAGGGAAGTCATCAGAGAAAACTGATGTTTTTGGTTATGGTATTATGCTTTTAGAGTTAATCACTGGGCAGAGAGCGTTTGATCTTGCTAGGCTTGCAAATGATGACGATGTTATGCTGCTTGATTGGGTGAGTACTTTATGCATTAGCTCGGATCATTTTTCCATTACACAGATCATAAAGTATCTTGCTTTTTACAGGAAATTTTTGTCGTACTTGATTTGACATGCATCTGAATAATTGTCAGGTTAAAGGGCtcctaaaagagaaaaaattggaCATGCTTGTTGATCCCGACCTGCAGAACAACTATGTTGAAACTGAAGTTGAGCAGCTCATTCAAGTAGCACTTCTTTGCACACAAAGCTCCCCGATGGATCGACCAAAGATGTCTGAGGTTGTCAGAATGCTTGAAGGTGATGGCTTAGCAGAAAAATGGGACGAGTGGCAAAAGGCAGAGGTAATTAACCATGACCTTGAACTTGCCCCGCCTGGAAATTCTGATTGGATCGTCCACTCTACCGACAAACTTCATCCTTTCGAGTTATCAGGTCCAAGATAACCATATAGTTTGATTAGGTACTTGTCATTCATTCTTCTGTAAGTTTGTGATATAAACAGCTTATCACTAATCATGCATATAGATCCTTTTagggtttaattcaatttaatgcTTATCATTGAACAATCTAATGAAATAGCTTCATTTGTGACCTGAAAGAAGTTGCTTATTTTGGTTTTCACATAACTTGTCCAATCAACTGATAGTTAAATTTCACATTATATTACATTATATGTCTTGAAACTCTTTTAATAGTGTAGACTAATGTTTTTAGACCCCAATTGAGTGGTGGTTCGGTTAAAGGGTCAATCCATGGGTCGATCGATTGATTAGTGACATCTCATGatataaccaaaattttataatggATTTTAGTTTTGTGATGTTAGCATAACAGTTGAACAATCCTAATCTTGCGATTGAAACATAGTTTGAAACTATTTATCATGTTCAACCCCAAGGTAATTCAATCCAA from Mangifera indica cultivar Alphonso chromosome 16, CATAS_Mindica_2.1, whole genome shotgun sequence includes the following:
- the LOC123198540 gene encoding somatic embryogenesis receptor kinase 2-like isoform X1, translating into MEKWVLALFLVWLILLVHPLSKIAANTEGDALHNLRSNLLDPNNVLQSWDPTLVNPCTWFHVTCNNENSVIRVDLGNVALSGELVPDLGQLKNLQYLELYSNNITGQIPSALGNLTNLVSLDLYLNSFTGPIPDSLGKLTKLRFLRLNNNSLSGPIPLSLINITALQLLDLSNNRLSGPVPDNGSFSLFTPISFANNIDLCGPVTGKPCPGSPPFAPPPPFVPTATVSSPGKSSLTAAIAGGVAAGAALLFAAPAVGFAYWRRRKPQEFFFDVPAEEDPEVHLGQLKRFSLRELQVATDTFSNKNILGRGGFGKVYKGRLADGALVAVKRLKEERTPGGELQFQTEVEMISMAVHRNLLRLRGFCMTPTERLLVYPYMANGSVASCLRERPPSEPPLDWSTRKRIAIGSARGLSYLHDHCDPKIIHRDVKAANILLDEEFEAVVGDFGLAKLMDYKDTHVTTAVRGTIGHIAPEYLSTGKSSEKTDVFGYGIMLLELITGQRAFDLARLANDDDVMLLDWVKGLLKEKKLDMLVDPDLQNNYVETEVEQLIQVALLCTQSSPMDRPKMSEVVRMLEGDGLAEKWDEWQKAEVINHDLELAPPGNSDWIVHSTDKLHPFELSGPR
- the LOC123198540 gene encoding somatic embryogenesis receptor kinase 1-like isoform X3, giving the protein MEKWVLALFLVWLILLVHPLSKIAANTEGDALHNLRSNLLDPNNVLQSWDPTLVNPCTWFHVTCNNENSVIRVDLGNVALSGELVPDLGQLKNLQYLRLNNNSLSGPIPLSLINITALQLLDLSNNRLSGPVPDNGSFSLFTPISFANNIDLCGPVTGKPCPGSPPFAPPPPFVPTATVSSPGKSSLTAAIAGGVAAGAALLFAAPAVGFAYWRRRKPQEFFFDVPAEEDPEVHLGQLKRFSLRELQVATDTFSNKNILGRGGFGKVYKGRLADGALVAVKRLKEERTPGGELQFQTEVEMISMAVHRNLLRLRGFCMTPTERLLVYPYMANGSVASCLRERPPSEPPLDWSTRKRIAIGSARGLSYLHDHCDPKIIHRDVKAANILLDEEFEAVVGDFGLAKLMDYKDTHVTTAVRGTIGHIAPEYLSTGKSSEKTDVFGYGIMLLELITGQRAFDLARLANDDDVMLLDWVKGLLKEKKLDMLVDPDLQNNYVETEVEQLIQVALLCTQSSPMDRPKMSEVVRMLEGDGLAEKWDEWQKAEVINHDLELAPPGNSDWIVHSTDKLHPFELSGPR
- the LOC123198540 gene encoding somatic embryogenesis receptor kinase 2-like isoform X2, with the protein product MEKWVLALFLVWLILLVHPLSKIAANTEGDALHNLRSNLLDPNNVLQSWDPTLVNPCTWFHVTCNNENSVIRVELYSNNITGQIPSALGNLTNLVSLDLYLNSFTGPIPDSLGKLTKLRFLRLNNNSLSGPIPLSLINITALQLLDLSNNRLSGPVPDNGSFSLFTPISFANNIDLCGPVTGKPCPGSPPFAPPPPFVPTATVSSPGKSSLTAAIAGGVAAGAALLFAAPAVGFAYWRRRKPQEFFFDVPAEEDPEVHLGQLKRFSLRELQVATDTFSNKNILGRGGFGKVYKGRLADGALVAVKRLKEERTPGGELQFQTEVEMISMAVHRNLLRLRGFCMTPTERLLVYPYMANGSVASCLRERPPSEPPLDWSTRKRIAIGSARGLSYLHDHCDPKIIHRDVKAANILLDEEFEAVVGDFGLAKLMDYKDTHVTTAVRGTIGHIAPEYLSTGKSSEKTDVFGYGIMLLELITGQRAFDLARLANDDDVMLLDWVKGLLKEKKLDMLVDPDLQNNYVETEVEQLIQVALLCTQSSPMDRPKMSEVVRMLEGDGLAEKWDEWQKAEVINHDLELAPPGNSDWIVHSTDKLHPFELSGPR